The DNA sequence GCAAGATGAAAACCAAGCCCATCAGTACTAACTGCATGATGAAAAAGCAAATGACGTGGATGCGGTAGACTCTGTTTTTAAGTAGCTCAAACTGCAAAATCGGATTTTTGATTGTCCGCGAACGCAGGACCAGCCCGATCAATCCGGCTATCCCTACTACAAAAGCCCCGCCAACTTGTAGGGTAAGCAAAGCGCTGCTGCCCATATTACTGAATCCGAAAATCGTCCCAATAAACATGACCGCAATTGCAAATAAACTCGGGAAGTCAAAATGAGTACGTTGAACCTCACTTTTTTGTTCAATCGTTAAGAGCCCAATTACCAAAGAGATGACCATTACTGGAACCAACAGGATAAAAATATAGCGCCAACCTAAACTGGTCACCACAATTCCGCCAAAAGTAGGACCAATCGCAGGTGCAATCGCCGGAATCATCGTCCCCACGCCCATCATCATACCAATTTTGGTTGGGGGTACTTGTTCTAAAATAATATTAAACATTAATGGCAGACCAATCCCGGTACCGATTCCTTGGATCACGCGACCGACTAATAGTATTGAGAAGCTCGGCGCTACTGCATCAATCAAAATACCGAGAGTGAAAAAACAAATCCCTGCCAAAAATAATTGCTTGTTTTTGAAGGAACGCTTCAGAAAACCGGACAGTGGGATAATAATCGCCAGAACTAATAAGTAAATCGTTATCAACCATTGAACAGTTGCAGTGTTCACCTGAAACTCGGCACTCAATGTAGGAAAGGTCACGTTCATTGCGGTCTCGACCAGAACTCCACAAAAAGATAAAATTCCTGTTGAAATGATTGCTCCTATTACTTTTGGTGAGATATTTTCTTGTTTCATTATATTTCTCCGTTTCTAAAGGATGATAAGCACTCATGCTGAATGCTTATCAGGGTGTTGCCTTTGACCTAAGTAGATCCTGATACAAATTTTGATAAAAACGGCGACTGCAATAGTCGCCGTTCTGATATTCCCATCATAGTGCTCTGCTGGTGATTATTCAGCAATCGCTACTTCCAATCCCACTTCTTCTTGTCTTGCTAGCATTGCTTCTTGCTCACGTTTGTATTCACGTTTATCGGCCACTTTGAAGAATGGGAAGTAAATGGCTGTCGCAACGATTACACAGACAAGCTGAGCCAGCATCATCCGCCAACCACCTGCGATGATCGCATTGACAAAAGTTGGTGTGCCTGTCGGAAGCTGTGCCCCCACCATACGCGGCACCAATCCAGAAGTGATCGAGAAATATCCAATCAGACCTGTAATCAATGGTGTCACAACCGTCGGAAGCAAGAATAATGGATTCAAACAAATTGGTGTCCCAAAGGTAATCGGTTCATTGATGCCAAAGAATGTTGGAATACCGGTTATCCGACCGATATTTTTGTATTGATCACTTTTCGCAAAGAACAGGAAGCAAATCGCCAAGCCCAAAACGTTACCGCCACCACCAATTTCCAAAAAGACAGAGGTAAAACCAAAATCCACCAAGTTGGGAGGCGTAGCTCCCGTCGCTGCCGCATTCATATTTTCAATTGTCATTGTTTGAATGATTGGTGCGTATACACCGAAGATAATCGCTTTCCCATGAATCCCAAACCACCAGAACAAACCAATTAACGCGTACGCGACCATCACACCGCCTACCGAGCCACCGATTTTTTGAATCGGTACTTGCAGAACTGTATAGACCAGGTTGTGAGCGCTGCCAAAACTCGTAAAGGTAAAGCCCCATGATACCAACGCCATCAAAAAGGTGATCGAGAAAAACGGAATGATCGAACTGAAGGATTTCTCGACAAAACTCGGCACACTTTCTGGCATGTGGATAGTAATATTATTTTTGACAAACCAGCTGTACAATTTCGCAACCACTAAGCCAACGATAATCCCTACAAACATTCCCTTCGAGCCGATGTAATCAAAGCTGATAAAAGGAACCGGCCGAACGGTATCGTGAACCTGTTGCTCGATGGTCGTTAGTGGCGTCAAAATCAAAAACGAAACAATCGCTAAGAAGCCTGGGAACATGCCATCTATCTTATATGATTTCGCTAGATTAAACGCGATAAAATATACTACAATCAAGCCCATGATATTGCTCGTGAAGATACCTGGTAATAATAACAACGACTTCAAGCCATTTCCTTGTATGAAGTTTTGATAGCCGCCAAATGGTAAATTGGCGATTAAAGTACACATGGCACCTGTGATGCTGGCAGGGATCGTCATGACCATCCCCTTGCTGACTGCTTTCAAATAGCGATTATCTGAAATTTTCTCTGCGGCTAACTGCATTTTTTCAAGATTATCAACAAAACTCATAATGAAATCTCCTTTTTCAATTTAGTTTGAGCTATACGAATCGTTCGATTACCTTACCAACACCATCTGCATCATTTGTATCTGTGATATATTTTGCCTGTTGCTTGACCTCATCAATGGCATTGCCCATCGCGACTGTGTACCCGAACATATCACCCAGCATCCCAAGGTCGTTGTAACTGTCCCCGATCGTCATGATCGCAGCAGTCGGAATTCCTTTTCTGGCTGCATAATGCTTGATCGCCTCTCCTTTATCCGCTAAAGGATTGGTGATTTCCAAATTAATGGCGAAAGAGCCTGTAACATTGACTGGATATTTTTGCGGAAGAGTCGTTCTCAGTTCCGCTATCTTATCCCTTCGATGAGAAAAACTGATGATTTTTCCAACTTCGTACCCGTTCTCAAAAATCCTTTCAAGTGAATCAATGCAGTTGATTCCTTTGTACAAGAAGTGATCTTCTGCACTTTGATAGGCTTCATCGATTGATATCAAGGGATGAAAATTATTGATTTTCGTTGCTACCGCCCATTTGCGTGTCTCGGCATCACTTGGTGAAAACGTCCCGCCCGTGGTATAAAGCTCGACATACATTCCGGCCTGCGCTAACTCTGCTACGGTTTGTTCAACCAGAGTCCTTGTTAAATAAAGACTCTGGATGATCTCTCCTTTTGGATTCCGCAGCTCACTACCATTCATCACGAGGTAGTTGCATTCGATTCCCGCTGCAACTACTTGTGGATATGCGTCTTCATAGCTTCTGCCAGTGGTGATGATAAATTCAATCCCTTTATTCTGAGCCCTTTTAATAGCGCTGGCATTGGCTTCAGAAATAGCGTGATCGGTGCTGACTAAGGTGCCGTCCATATCAGATGCAATCAGTTTGATCATCCCATCACCCACTATCCGATGACATTTTCTAACAAGGCTTGATGACGGCGCACTTGTTCGATACTGTCCACTTCCATGTAATCTTGGATATGTCGGTTTCCTTCATACTCACTGCAAATATACCCATCATAGCCCGCGTCTTTCAGCATGTTAATGACATCATGATACGGGATGCTCGTTTCCTGCAGTTCTTCTGTGATATCATAAAATTTCCCGTGAATATGAACGATGTAAGGCATGTTTTCGACTAAAATTTGAGGATCCGTGTAGACGAAATGACGGCAGAACTCTGCGAATGCCTTGTCTGTTTCCGTAGCATTTGGCATTTGTGATACCTTCTCAAATGTTTCGTCACGGTTTATGCCGTTTTCGTAGTTGTCACTGATCATTTTGATGATTTCCGGCGTGCCGCCCTTGCGGATGTAGCTGTCCTGGAAAATGGACCCGATTCGCTTGGTGAAGATCCCAAAGTCGGGCATGATGCCAAACCATTTCGTGCCGCTTTCTTTGATATAGTCCAAACGTTCTTCAAACCAAGGTGTTCCAAAAGTAAACGGTGCATGAACTTCCAATGCAATTTTGACATTGACTTCTTCAGCATAGGCCAAGCTTTGTTTGATCACTTCTAAGGGTGTCGACACCAAGGTCCGTAAAACCTTGCAGCCCAACCGGCTGGCGATTGTTAAATCTCTCTTCATCATGGCAACATTTTCGGAAGTAGTCAACATCCGATTGGCAAATAATTTATTATCCAAGAACGCATCGTATGCAATAGGTTCAACATTGTATCTTTCAAGCCATTCATGCCATTGAGTGACAAACTCTTCCGATATATTCGGGAAAGTCGGCAACATCTGCTCAGGCAAAAATTCGATCCCTGTTGCACCCGCTTTCGCGGCTTCACGAATGCAATCTTCCAGGTTCATCTTCCCTGTATAAAATTCTTCTTGATAGCTGTATAGGGATACACCACGTTTAATTTTACTCATGCTTTCATCTCCTTTATGCTTCTAACACCAATACTTTTTCATCATCCCCGACATTATTGAAAGGCAAATATGAGATTCGCAAACTGATAAAGGCATGGACTTTATGCTCACCTTCACTTAAGCCATTTGGCTTTTTCACAAATACTGTGATTGTTTCAATCATCTCCCAGCGGTGATTGATCACAGTCGGCAGTTCAGAAAAGGAAAAGGTTTCTCCTTTTACGGTAATCAGCATATCGTCGTTGCTTACTTTCTCATCATCGACTGTTAAATCCAAAACCTCCACGCAGCTCATCGGAATCCCGCGATAGTAAGGAATGCGCAATTGAACTTCATAGCCGGTCACTTCATTATTTTCACGGACATTACGAAACCCTTTTGGATTGACTAAATATTTTTCAAACATAAGACAGCCCCCTTCATTTTCTCCGCTGCGCTGAATTTCCATTCAGCGCAGCGGCATGTTCTTATAGTTTCACTTCGTTACCAGTTTTTGCTGCTTTGTAGATTGCATCCAAGATTTGTGTCACCTTGAAGGCTTGCTCTGGTTTCACCAATGGTTCGGTATCATGGATCACAGCTTCCAGCCATTGCTTCGCTTCGAGGCGTTCTGGTGCAGAATCGCCACCTTCAAAGAAAGCAATATTGCCGGCTGCGCTGATACTTTCTTCTGTCAGCAAGCCATTTTTTGAACGATTATAGGTCAATTGATTGACTGGGTAGCTCATCCCCGCATCGATTTGTGCACCTGCTTTGGTTCCGCACAGTGTTGTCGCAGCTTCTTTTGATTCCAACACATTCAGTGCCCAAGATGCTTCCAGGAAGATAGTCGAGCCATCCTTCATCTTAATAAAACCAAATGCAGAATCCTCTACTTCAAAGCTCTCGGTATCCCATGGACCGAACAAATTACCCGCTTCTGCACCTGGCAGATTGCCCAGCTTATTGAAGACAGAGCCCGTTACAGAGTCGACTTCATAATTGTCCATCATCCACAAGGTGATATCCAATGCATGTGTCCCAATGTCAATCAACGGACCGCCGCCTTGCTGTGATTTGTCAGGGAAAACACCCCAAGTTGGCACTGCTTTACGGCGGATCGCATGCGCTTTGGCAAAATAAATCTCACCTAGATCCCCGTTGGTACAGGCTTCATGCAAGGCAGTCACTTCTTTTCGGAAACGATTTTGATAGCCGATCGTAAATTTCTTGCCTGATTTTTGCCATGCATCCATCATCAATTTCGCTGCTTCAGGCGTGTGTGCCATCGGCTTTTCACACAAAACATGTTTGCCGGCTTCAAAGGCTGCTACAGCAATTGGGCTGTGACTCACATTCGGTGTACAGATATGAACCACGTCAATGGATTTATCCGCCAATAGTTCATGGTAATCCTCATAATATTTCGCATCTTTTGTTCCGAAGGCTTCCGCTGCTTCCTTCGCACGTTCTACCTTGATATCACAAAATGCAACCAACTCGCATTTGTCGCTTTGACTCGTTAATGCCGGAAAATGTTTGTTGTTCGCAATTCCTCCGCAGCCGATAATACCGATTCTTACTTTTGTCATTTATAATCTCCCTTTCTTTTATCCTCACTGATTCCTCAGTAATTTTTATTCAAAATTGATACTCTGGTGATATTTTGCAGAAGTACGGATGGCTTCCACCACTTGCATCAAGCGTAAAATTTGAGCCGGTTGGATCACCAAGTCCTCGGTTCCTTGGGTATAGGCATAGTAATTATCGAAAAACATTTGGTGATTTACCGTCACTTCAGGCAATGCTTCGGTCAGAATGCGTCCTTCCGGTGCTGGACCAAAGCTGCGGGTTGGACCTGCGTGAGTCATCGTGATTTGCCCTGGAACATTGCCCAGCAATGCAGAAGTTCTTGTAATTTCACCTTTCGGATTAAAACCATCGATTTTTGCACTTCCTTGATTTCCCCCAACAAACCAATGCCGTTCAAACCAATTTTCGGAACTGTTCAGGAAATACGTCCCCAATTCGATCTGGGCATTCACGCCATTTTCAAAGTAAAGCTGGATATTGAAATAGTCGTCGACTTTTTCGTTGATGACATTGCGGACATCCGCATAAACGGTTTTCAATTTCCCAGGCATCATCCACAACATTTGATCGATCAAATGAACGCCCCAGTCATACAGCATCCCGCCGCCAAATTCCGGATAAACGTGCCAGTCATGCATATTGCCGTTAAAGCCATACAGGGCACTCTTGATGGTATAAACGTCACCTACCAGGCCTTGGTCATACACGGCTTTCACCACGCGATAATCATGATCCCATCGCCGTTGATGATGGACGGTAAAGCGCACCGCTTCTTCCTTCGTCACCTGAATCATTTGTTCCACCTCTGCCGCATTCATAGCCAACGGTTTTTCACAAATGATGTCCTTTTGGGCCTTCGCTGCTTTGACGACCATTTCCAAGTGCAGTTGGTTCGGTACAGCAATGATGACCGTATCGATCGCCGGATCTGCCAACAGTTCAGCTGCTGAAAGGTAGGTTGCCACGCCCGCTGGTGCAAATTCAAACTGCGCCTCGTTGATATCGCAAACTGCAACAAGTTGTGCATGATCAAGCTTTTGGATGGTTTCGGCATGGGTCTGGCCCATAAAGCCAAAACCGATGATGCCGTATTTCAGTTGTTTCATCATCTTCTATTTCCTCCTGTCAAAATAATCCCAATGTTCGACGAATTGACCGTCCGCAATCCGATACAGATCGACAACATGCGCTTTGGTTTGCTGCTGCTCATCAACACTCCGTAAAAAAACAGCGGCATACTCTGCCTCCAACACGACATGATCCACTTCCAAATGAAAGTATTCAGTCGAAGCAAACTTCTGCTGGAAAGCCCGCACCAATCCTTCACGACCTTGTTCCACCCCTGGATTGTGTTGGATATAATCTTCCGCAATCAATGGATCGGCTTTCGTTACTAGCTGTTGATTGAAAAACCCTTCGTAAAAATCAAGAACTGTCTGTTTGGTGATTTCCATGTTCCTCACCTCGTCTACAGCATTCCCAGTAATTGCTTTTCCATCATGATTTGACGTTTGGTGAACTCCGCACCGCCGCAATACAGCTCGTCCTCGTACTCACAGATCAGGTAGCCGTCGAAATCAGAATCTTTCACGACAGCCAGAATTTCCTTGTACGGAATGCTCGGCTCGACCAAATCTTCCCCCAAGTAATGGAATTTCCCATGCAGCTCGATACTATACGGCAAAATCTCTTTGAGCTCCTCGAGCATTCTTTGCAGCTCTTCTTTCGGCTTGAATTGAACAAATCCGTACATGCCTTGCAAGGCAGCGTTTATGGCAGGATGTGCGCCTGCACTCATTAATTTCTCGCGCGCTTTCTCTAACGGCTCGCCTTGGTATCGCATATCGGCAGCCATCTGCAAGTGCTCCTCCTTGACGCCCGCTTCCAAAGCTTTGATCCAATGTGCCTTGTTG is a window from the uncultured Trichococcus sp. genome containing:
- a CDS encoding DHA2 family efflux MFS transporter permease subunit, producing MKQENISPKVIGAIISTGILSFCGVLVETAMNVTFPTLSAEFQVNTATVQWLITIYLLVLAIIIPLSGFLKRSFKNKQLFLAGICFFTLGILIDAVAPSFSILLVGRVIQGIGTGIGLPLMFNIILEQVPPTKIGMMMGVGTMIPAIAPAIGPTFGGIVVTSLGWRYIFILLVPVMVISLVIGLLTIEQKSEVQRTHFDFPSLFAIAVMFIGTIFGFSNMGSSALLTLQVGGAFVVGIAGLIGLVLRSRTIKNPILQFELLKNRVYRIHVICFFIMQLVLMGLVFILPNYIQLVNGSTAQVSGFVVFPGATLGALFTPLGGRILDRFGAKKPIMMGSLVILLSLLMFTFLCGSLSNLMIGVLYFIFTVGIGFSFGNLMTNGLAQLEQAQQANGNAIIMTFQQFAGASGTAIIATIISQSQSDQSVGISQSTINGSRMGLIFLVALFAIEIVLLARLFTVKDGVKVNRLQEKTDTTL
- a CDS encoding PTS transporter subunit EIIC, which gives rise to MSFVDNLEKMQLAAEKISDNRYLKAVSKGMVMTIPASITGAMCTLIANLPFGGYQNFIQGNGLKSLLLLPGIFTSNIMGLIVVYFIAFNLAKSYKIDGMFPGFLAIVSFLILTPLTTIEQQVHDTVRPVPFISFDYIGSKGMFVGIIVGLVVAKLYSWFVKNNITIHMPESVPSFVEKSFSSIIPFFSITFLMALVSWGFTFTSFGSAHNLVYTVLQVPIQKIGGSVGGVMVAYALIGLFWWFGIHGKAIIFGVYAPIIQTMTIENMNAAATGATPPNLVDFGFTSVFLEIGGGGNVLGLAICFLFFAKSDQYKNIGRITGIPTFFGINEPITFGTPICLNPLFLLPTVVTPLITGLIGYFSITSGLVPRMVGAQLPTGTPTFVNAIIAGGWRMMLAQLVCVIVATAIYFPFFKVADKREYKREQEAMLARQEEVGLEVAIAE
- a CDS encoding Cof-type HAD-IIB family hydrolase, translating into MIKLIASDMDGTLVSTDHAISEANASAIKRAQNKGIEFIITTGRSYEDAYPQVVAAGIECNYLVMNGSELRNPKGEIIQSLYLTRTLVEQTVAELAQAGMYVELYTTGGTFSPSDAETRKWAVATKINNFHPLISIDEAYQSAEDHFLYKGINCIDSLERIFENGYEVGKIISFSHRRDKIAELRTTLPQKYPVNVTGSFAINLEITNPLADKGEAIKHYAARKGIPTAAIMTIGDSYNDLGMLGDMFGYTVAMGNAIDEVKQQAKYITDTNDADGVGKVIERFV
- a CDS encoding TIM barrel protein, with the translated sequence MSKIKRGVSLYSYQEEFYTGKMNLEDCIREAAKAGATGIEFLPEQMLPTFPNISEEFVTQWHEWLERYNVEPIAYDAFLDNKLFANRMLTTSENVAMMKRDLTIASRLGCKVLRTLVSTPLEVIKQSLAYAEEVNVKIALEVHAPFTFGTPWFEERLDYIKESGTKWFGIMPDFGIFTKRIGSIFQDSYIRKGGTPEIIKMISDNYENGINRDETFEKVSQMPNATETDKAFAEFCRHFVYTDPQILVENMPYIVHIHGKFYDITEELQETSIPYHDVINMLKDAGYDGYICSEYEGNRHIQDYMEVDSIEQVRRHQALLENVIG
- a CDS encoding DUF6379 domain-containing protein, producing the protein MFEKYLVNPKGFRNVRENNEVTGYEVQLRIPYYRGIPMSCVEVLDLTVDDEKVSNDDMLITVKGETFSFSELPTVINHRWEMIETITVFVKKPNGLSEGEHKVHAFISLRISYLPFNNVGDDEKVLVLEA
- a CDS encoding Gfo/Idh/MocA family oxidoreductase encodes the protein MTKVRIGIIGCGGIANNKHFPALTSQSDKCELVAFCDIKVERAKEAAEAFGTKDAKYYEDYHELLADKSIDVVHICTPNVSHSPIAVAAFEAGKHVLCEKPMAHTPEAAKLMMDAWQKSGKKFTIGYQNRFRKEVTALHEACTNGDLGEIYFAKAHAIRRKAVPTWGVFPDKSQQGGGPLIDIGTHALDITLWMMDNYEVDSVTGSVFNKLGNLPGAEAGNLFGPWDTESFEVEDSAFGFIKMKDGSTIFLEASWALNVLESKEAATTLCGTKAGAQIDAGMSYPVNQLTYNRSKNGLLTEESISAAGNIAFFEGGDSAPERLEAKQWLEAVIHDTEPLVKPEQAFKVTQILDAIYKAAKTGNEVKL
- a CDS encoding Gfo/Idh/MocA family oxidoreductase, which translates into the protein MMKQLKYGIIGFGFMGQTHAETIQKLDHAQLVAVCDINEAQFEFAPAGVATYLSAAELLADPAIDTVIIAVPNQLHLEMVVKAAKAQKDIICEKPLAMNAAEVEQMIQVTKEEAVRFTVHHQRRWDHDYRVVKAVYDQGLVGDVYTIKSALYGFNGNMHDWHVYPEFGGGMLYDWGVHLIDQMLWMMPGKLKTVYADVRNVINEKVDDYFNIQLYFENGVNAQIELGTYFLNSSENWFERHWFVGGNQGSAKIDGFNPKGEITRTSALLGNVPGQITMTHAGPTRSFGPAPEGRILTEALPEVTVNHQMFFDNYYAYTQGTEDLVIQPAQILRLMQVVEAIRTSAKYHQSINFE
- a CDS encoding ester cyclase; translated protein: MEITKQTVLDFYEGFFNQQLVTKADPLIAEDYIQHNPGVEQGREGLVRAFQQKFASTEYFHLEVDHVVLEAEYAAVFLRSVDEQQQTKAHVVDLYRIADGQFVEHWDYFDRRK